From the genome of uncultured Cohaesibacter sp., one region includes:
- the sufC gene encoding Fe-S cluster assembly ATPase SufC: MLEIKNLHAEVEGNKILRGINLTIKPGEIHAIMGPNGSGKSTLSYVLAGKEDYEITEGEVLFFGENVLEMEPEERATVGLFLAMQYPIEIPGVSNMTFLKTALNAQRVAREEGEISTPDFMKKIKELSAKLNVTQEMLRRPLNVGFSGGEKKRNEILQMALLEPKLCILDETDSGLDIDALRIVSEGVNALRSPERSMLIITHYQRLLDYIVPDVVHVMYKGQIVKTGDKDLALELEEKGYADYTGEAAA, from the coding sequence ATGTTGGAAATCAAAAATCTTCATGCCGAAGTCGAAGGCAACAAAATTCTCCGTGGTATCAACCTGACCATCAAGCCGGGTGAAATCCACGCCATCATGGGCCCGAACGGCTCTGGCAAATCGACGCTCTCCTATGTGTTGGCGGGCAAGGAAGACTATGAAATCACCGAAGGGGAAGTGCTCTTCTTTGGCGAAAACGTACTGGAAATGGAACCGGAAGAGCGCGCGACCGTCGGTCTTTTCCTTGCCATGCAGTATCCGATTGAAATTCCGGGTGTGTCCAACATGACCTTCCTGAAAACGGCATTGAACGCCCAGCGCGTTGCCCGTGAGGAAGGCGAAATCAGCACGCCGGACTTCATGAAGAAGATCAAGGAGCTGTCCGCCAAACTGAATGTGACCCAGGAAATGCTGCGTCGTCCGCTCAATGTCGGCTTCTCCGGCGGCGAGAAGAAACGCAACGAGATCCTGCAGATGGCGCTGCTTGAGCCCAAGCTCTGCATTCTCGATGAGACCGACTCCGGCCTCGATATCGATGCGCTGCGCATTGTCTCCGAAGGCGTCAATGCCCTGCGGTCGCCAGAACGCTCCATGCTCATCATCACCCACTATCAGCGCCTGCTCGACTATATCGTGCCGGACGTGGTGCATGTGATGTACAAAGGCCAGATCGTGAAGACCGGCGACAAGGATCTTGCGCTTGAGCTCGAAGAAAAGGGCTATGCGGATTATACCGGCGAAGCAGCAGCGTAA
- a CDS encoding cupin domain-containing protein — protein MTNETINPVVNLNDLDLIAGGNGEQFQAQLGRIGGLIGLKRLGMMLTVVEPGMKAYPFHAHSANDEAFVILEGEGTYRFGDKTYPIKQGDILSAPSGGAEVAHQIINTGPVTLKYIGISTKNEPEIVEYPDSGKFVAVARLKGETFLSGEFVHVGRVSDKCGYWDGES, from the coding sequence ATGACCAACGAAACGATCAATCCTGTCGTCAACTTGAACGATCTAGACCTTATCGCCGGAGGCAATGGCGAGCAGTTTCAGGCGCAGCTTGGCCGCATCGGCGGGCTGATCGGCCTGAAGAGGCTCGGCATGATGCTGACGGTAGTCGAGCCGGGCATGAAGGCTTATCCCTTCCATGCCCATTCGGCCAACGACGAGGCCTTTGTCATTCTTGAAGGCGAGGGGACCTATCGTTTCGGTGACAAGACCTATCCGATCAAACAGGGCGATATTCTGTCTGCTCCCTCCGGGGGAGCCGAAGTTGCCCACCAGATCATCAACACCGGACCGGTGACACTCAAATATATCGGCATCTCGACGAAGAACGAGCCGGAGATCGTGGAATATCCCGATTCAGGCAAGTTCGTTGCGGTGGCGAGGCTGAAGGGAGAAACCTTCCTTTCTGGCGAATTTGTGCATGTCGGCCGGGTGTCGGACAAATGTGGTTATTGGGATGGCGAAAGCTGA
- a CDS encoding methyltransferase domain-containing protein, producing the protein MVIVPGNQGYVEEAEQLALRYDSYDDSGVHDWFWPYLPSAPASWLDVGAGTGRDAFLFTSFGHRVVAVEPTDGFRFVAISKGGAEAIEWIDDALPTLSRLGDRRFGVITLTAVFMHLDRPERAVAFRRLGQLAETGGLMAMTLRHGEVPAGRRMFEVPDEEVIAFAKDCGFNLLWQSLAPSVQEGNRSLGITWSRLAFRKT; encoded by the coding sequence ATGGTGATCGTGCCGGGTAATCAAGGCTATGTTGAAGAGGCCGAGCAGCTCGCCCTTCGCTATGACAGCTATGACGATAGTGGCGTTCATGACTGGTTCTGGCCCTACCTGCCTTCGGCCCCGGCCAGTTGGCTTGATGTAGGAGCCGGGACGGGACGCGATGCGTTTCTCTTCACATCTTTCGGGCACCGGGTTGTCGCGGTCGAGCCGACAGACGGATTTCGGTTCGTTGCCATATCGAAGGGTGGGGCGGAGGCCATCGAATGGATAGATGATGCTCTGCCGACGCTTTCGCGCCTCGGTGACCGGCGCTTTGGTGTCATTACTCTGACAGCCGTTTTCATGCATCTGGATCGGCCCGAACGAGCTGTGGCTTTCAGGCGTCTTGGTCAACTGGCCGAGACCGGTGGCCTGATGGCCATGACGCTTCGGCATGGCGAAGTTCCGGCTGGGCGGCGGATGTTTGAGGTTCCAGACGAGGAAGTTATCGCATTTGCGAAGGACTGCGGGTTCAATCTGCTTTGGCAGTCTCTTGCCCCGTCTGTTCAGGAAGGGAACCGGTCGCTTGGGATTACGTGGAGCCGACTCGCGTTCCGCAAGACATGA
- a CDS encoding cysteine desulfurase family protein: MIRAYLDHNATSPLQPAVRDAMLSAFDVVGNPSSVHKEGRAARALIEAARSKVSDLVGAEAGHVIFTSGASEANMLALGHGMKQEFQPAPASHLFYSAIEHPSVLSGGRFGPSERSEIPVDSSGVVDFSALRVLLTTHDRQTGRAMIAVMAVNSETGVIQPYAEIAALASEHDAYFHLDAVQAAGRIPLDITEIGCTSLSLSAHKLGGPMGVGALVMAKEGLEPEPLITGGPQEHRLRAGTENVAGIVGFGEACALAKDTLSSDDGIKRLMSLRDSFEARLLEMAPDVEIFGGKAPRVGNTCQFAVPGLKGETVLIQLDLAGVAVSSGSACSSGKVAASHVLSAMGYGADLATGAIRMSLGWSSQQADIDQLTTALGKICTKYSRKAS; the protein is encoded by the coding sequence ATGATCCGCGCTTATCTTGATCACAACGCAACATCGCCACTTCAGCCCGCTGTTCGGGACGCGATGCTGTCTGCCTTTGATGTGGTGGGCAATCCGTCCTCGGTGCACAAGGAAGGTCGGGCCGCGCGCGCCCTGATCGAGGCGGCGAGAAGCAAGGTTTCCGATCTGGTTGGGGCTGAGGCGGGCCATGTGATCTTTACCTCTGGTGCGAGCGAAGCCAACATGTTGGCGCTTGGCCATGGGATGAAGCAGGAATTTCAGCCCGCGCCCGCTTCGCATCTTTTTTATAGTGCAATCGAGCACCCCTCTGTGCTGTCTGGCGGGCGGTTTGGCCCCTCCGAGAGAAGCGAGATTCCGGTCGACAGTTCTGGCGTTGTTGATTTCAGCGCCTTGCGTGTGTTGCTCACGACCCATGACCGGCAGACGGGTCGGGCAATGATCGCCGTGATGGCGGTCAACAGCGAAACCGGGGTCATCCAGCCCTATGCCGAGATCGCTGCACTTGCTTCAGAGCATGATGCCTACTTCCACCTCGATGCGGTGCAGGCTGCCGGCCGCATTCCGCTTGATATCACTGAGATTGGCTGCACCAGCCTGTCCCTGTCCGCGCACAAGCTGGGTGGACCGATGGGAGTGGGTGCGCTTGTTATGGCCAAGGAGGGCCTTGAGCCCGAGCCGCTGATCACTGGCGGGCCGCAGGAGCATCGCTTGCGCGCGGGGACCGAAAATGTCGCAGGGATTGTCGGTTTTGGCGAGGCTTGCGCACTGGCCAAGGACACTTTGAGCAGCGATGATGGAATCAAGCGCCTGATGTCGTTGAGAGATTCTTTTGAGGCCCGTTTGTTGGAGATGGCGCCCGACGTCGAGATTTTTGGTGGCAAGGCTCCTCGAGTGGGCAACACCTGTCAATTTGCGGTGCCGGGTCTGAAGGGCGAGACCGTGCTGATCCAGCTCGATCTTGCCGGGGTTGCGGTGAGTTCGGGGTCGGCCTGTTCCTCCGGCAAGGTCGCTGCCTCCCATGTGTTGTCGGCCATGGGCTATGGCGCGGATCTTGCCACTGGGGCGATCCGGATGAGCCTTGGCTGGAGCAGTCAACAGGCCGATATCGACCAATTGACGACGGCATTAGGGAAAATATGTACTAAATACTCAAGAAAGGCGAGCTGA